A DNA window from Natronolimnobius baerhuensis contains the following coding sequences:
- a CDS encoding phospholipase D-like domain-containing protein codes for MNTIFSDELESTIREIRENIIVERAHILDALQFGMSSESATAVEWPISDEAAVVCAVASQQNRPVVADYLVELLGKDEFTVHATLRDAGLTVTLENGLLHFGNAYATPIADEGPINTYQQWLTTRLSGLEASEHGLNELVNRLSEGWDRQRQSLLEAIIQQLDDFRVSPTTFVFSMLDPNYLDDAQMDQYVDDSAHLRDEVNQIKAWRDDQPGDAETFSSAVSEVCHYPVHEAGTEPILRIMSPWTNFAIQDYTATFRYLLENDITIQLLFRLPSRRGWDNLKEHLLTRLGETKGNLELRTYTRFKEFRNHDELRGIEESDENYVGETGIHAKLFIAGNPSDGTVVAGSANLMENSFFYNPEAGLKTHDPNVLETAIDYFDLIWNIAEPDRIDESAFTGKTNFTFYPKVYRD; via the coding sequence GTGAATACCATCTTCAGCGATGAGTTAGAGTCGACGATTCGAGAGATCCGAGAGAATATTATTGTCGAACGGGCGCACATTCTGGATGCCCTTCAATTCGGCATGAGTAGTGAATCCGCTACCGCGGTCGAATGGCCGATTTCGGATGAAGCCGCAGTCGTGTGTGCAGTGGCGAGCCAACAGAATCGTCCCGTCGTCGCAGACTACCTCGTCGAACTGCTTGGAAAAGACGAATTCACGGTTCATGCGACACTCCGCGATGCCGGTCTTACCGTAACTCTTGAAAACGGATTGTTACACTTCGGTAACGCATACGCAACTCCGATTGCTGACGAGGGCCCGATCAATACCTATCAGCAATGGTTAACGACACGGTTATCCGGACTCGAGGCAAGTGAGCACGGCCTCAACGAATTAGTCAACCGACTTTCTGAGGGATGGGACCGACAACGACAATCGCTTTTAGAGGCGATCATTCAACAGCTAGACGACTTTCGAGTGAGTCCAACAACATTCGTCTTCTCAATGCTCGACCCAAACTATCTCGACGACGCCCAAATGGACCAGTACGTCGACGATAGCGCGCACCTCCGAGACGAGGTGAACCAGATCAAAGCGTGGCGCGACGACCAACCGGGTGATGCGGAGACTTTCAGTAGCGCCGTCTCAGAGGTTTGCCATTATCCAGTTCACGAAGCAGGCACCGAACCAATCCTCCGGATTATGTCTCCCTGGACGAACTTCGCCATCCAGGACTACACAGCGACATTCCGCTATCTCCTCGAAAACGACATTACGATTCAGCTTCTCTTTCGCCTTCCAAGTCGCCGGGGCTGGGACAACCTCAAAGAGCACTTGTTGACTCGCCTTGGTGAAACCAAGGGTAATCTCGAGTTGCGAACATATACACGATTCAAAGAGTTCCGTAACCACGATGAGCTCAGGGGGATTGAAGAGAGTGATGAGAACTACGTTGGAGAGACCGGAATCCACGCGAAACTGTTTATTGCCGGGAACCCATCTGACGGGACGGTGGTCGCCGGTAGTGCAAACCTCATGGAAAACAGTTTCTTTTATAATCCGGAGGCGGGTCTCAAGACGCACGACCCAAATGTCCTCGAGACGGCGATCGACTATTTTGATTTAATATGGAACATTGCAGAACCCGATCGGATTGACGAGTCTGCCTTCACTGGGAAAACAAATTTCACATTCTATCCAAAAGTGTATCGTGACTGA
- a CDS encoding ArdC-like ssDNA-binding domain-containing protein yields the protein MAASTPSQESFDDSKTRRDEMHSTIETWVHDLVEEVDDAVSSEQFKDWLDVQSRFHDYSYRNTLLIKLQCPEASRVAGYRTWQDEFDRHVKEGENALWIWAPIIARQCPECENAPSYHERIGCEYDKTEPGEWDKGLVGFRPAPVFDISQTDGEPLPDLETEAYGSGKELAPALLEAAELLEVEVTVVSPRNWSHGNAKGICQYRLGRAPLVKVLDQKNKADLAVTLVHEYAHALLHSGTGTEDERSKRELEAEAVGYIVGRYFGLDTSGSAFYLAAWEGDEPETILDRLERISSTAQEIIDAVEEVMSNE from the coding sequence ATGGCTGCAAGCACACCGTCCCAAGAGTCGTTCGACGATTCGAAGACTCGCCGTGATGAGATGCACAGTACAATTGAGACGTGGGTCCATGATCTTGTGGAGGAGGTCGACGACGCTGTCTCGAGTGAACAATTCAAAGACTGGCTCGACGTCCAGAGTCGGTTCCATGACTACTCCTACCGGAATACACTCCTGATCAAACTCCAGTGTCCCGAAGCAAGCCGAGTCGCCGGCTACCGAACGTGGCAAGATGAGTTCGATCGGCACGTGAAAGAAGGCGAAAACGCACTCTGGATCTGGGCACCGATCATCGCGAGACAGTGCCCTGAATGCGAGAACGCCCCATCCTACCACGAACGAATCGGCTGTGAATACGACAAGACAGAACCAGGAGAGTGGGACAAAGGTCTCGTTGGGTTCCGGCCTGCACCTGTGTTCGATATTTCCCAGACCGATGGCGAACCACTGCCGGATCTCGAGACCGAGGCATACGGATCAGGCAAAGAGCTAGCTCCAGCGCTCCTTGAAGCGGCTGAATTGCTCGAGGTAGAGGTGACGGTCGTGTCTCCTCGAAACTGGTCTCACGGGAACGCCAAGGGCATCTGTCAGTACCGTCTTGGGAGAGCACCACTCGTGAAAGTTCTCGATCAGAAAAACAAGGCAGATCTTGCTGTGACGCTCGTTCACGAGTACGCTCACGCGCTGTTACACAGCGGGACCGGTACTGAAGACGAGCGATCGAAGCGTGAACTCGAGGCCGAAGCTGTCGGCTACATCGTTGGGCGGTACTTTGGACTAGACACGAGTGGGTCAGCGTTCTACCTCGCTGCCTGGGAAGGAGATGAACCGGAGACTATTCTTGATCGACTCGAGCGCATTAGTTCAACTGCACAGGAGATCATCGACGCTGTTGAGGAAGTGATGAGCAATGAATGA
- a CDS encoding PDDEXK family nuclease, with the protein MSENSTASERSIEDILAQSPSILASIIDVEANELIPVARQQSLPSGRTDLVYLAGNDIILIELKVVKATEDHVNQLSAYVHDCQNKGTEPAFAKDRNLRPILLAPQIPSDVRSSCTDSDLEPITYELSHVLEEYQETLFADLAHFQVKGVVTSVAGLSLINRYLEFLASRQGPVTVSEAAVEYDYIGKGSSNNPESRVRNFRKAGKGLELVQTTQEGMILTERGEEYVAGGDYENQPWNVTADQADTLIDLLYEKPFHSDLTYSLVALLESVFELSKNSHPVPRDQVEDWYASKVGKRDSWGERTRTDVVRWLSTYLDELGLLSRVDRQFYITPEGFQLISYVMIDKGKAMIRSQ; encoded by the coding sequence ATGTCGGAAAATTCGACTGCCTCTGAACGTTCAATTGAAGATATCCTTGCGCAGTCACCCTCCATTTTAGCCTCTATCATTGATGTAGAAGCCAATGAGTTAATTCCTGTAGCACGGCAACAATCACTGCCATCTGGGCGCACTGACCTCGTCTATCTCGCCGGTAATGATATCATTTTGATTGAACTCAAAGTAGTCAAAGCCACGGAAGATCATGTTAACCAACTCTCGGCATACGTCCATGATTGTCAAAACAAAGGAACGGAACCCGCGTTTGCCAAAGATAGAAACCTACGACCGATTCTGCTAGCTCCTCAAATTCCGTCGGATGTTCGTTCAAGTTGTACAGATAGTGACCTCGAGCCGATTACATACGAGTTGAGTCACGTTCTTGAGGAATATCAAGAAACGCTATTTGCTGACCTTGCCCATTTTCAGGTCAAGGGTGTCGTCACGTCCGTTGCTGGACTTAGTCTGATTAACCGGTATCTGGAATTCTTAGCTTCGCGTCAAGGACCAGTCACGGTAAGCGAGGCGGCCGTAGAATACGATTACATCGGTAAGGGATCATCAAATAATCCAGAATCACGAGTCCGTAATTTCCGTAAAGCAGGGAAAGGTCTGGAACTCGTCCAAACTACCCAAGAAGGAATGATACTTACTGAGCGAGGGGAAGAATATGTCGCAGGTGGGGATTACGAAAATCAACCATGGAATGTCACCGCTGACCAAGCAGACACGCTTATTGACCTGCTATACGAGAAGCCGTTTCATTCCGACCTCACCTATAGTCTCGTTGCACTTTTAGAGAGTGTGTTCGAACTATCCAAAAACTCCCACCCAGTCCCACGAGATCAAGTCGAAGACTGGTATGCAAGCAAAGTTGGAAAACGGGATAGCTGGGGTGAGCGGACTCGAACCGACGTCGTTCGATGGCTCAGCACATACCTCGATGAACTTGGACTCCTGTCGCGTGTCGACCGACAATTCTACATAACTCCTGAAGGCTTTCAACTCATCTCGTACGTTATGATCGATAAAGGAAAAGCGATGATACGCTCACAGTAA
- a CDS encoding BREX system ATP-binding domain-containing protein — protein sequence MSEAFDISDTEQNYSHFDLDSNPFPYSPVPSENPEIYCGQDHATAAISSTVSATLSTGKSKHLVVTGKYGNGKSHTLKYTRSLLRDQGDVVVGYVAQPGDGFLDIYHEFMYDLGFSRVQEIAYEFLATVARDVTDTNPVGANGMQSLIDDGDVLLSELIPTAVKRLSDVTQFADFARAIVHMVYEDTNLYAWQWLTGEGIRYEQRKEMEIHTALDDDTMGVRAFTAMKNLLLELGYTAVFVFVDEFESISRLSSKDEQATLNSIRHLMDQNSMGLCMLFGCAPEVWQDVMSEYHAFSERIGQEVALRPLTDDHLYALIEQYLDRERTGAGKQSEIHPFTEEALDLILQRSQGNIRQVLSVCSRLLDTAAVEQKERISGEFVQESI from the coding sequence ATGAGCGAAGCGTTCGATATCAGCGATACGGAACAGAATTACAGTCACTTCGATCTCGATAGTAACCCCTTCCCGTATAGCCCAGTTCCCTCAGAAAACCCCGAGATATATTGTGGGCAAGACCATGCAACCGCTGCAATCAGTTCGACAGTGTCTGCAACGTTATCGACAGGTAAATCGAAGCATCTTGTCGTCACTGGAAAATACGGAAACGGAAAGTCGCATACACTCAAATATACTCGTTCACTGTTGCGGGATCAGGGTGATGTCGTCGTTGGTTACGTTGCACAACCAGGTGATGGATTCCTCGATATCTATCACGAGTTCATGTACGATCTCGGATTTTCTCGAGTCCAAGAAATTGCGTACGAGTTCCTCGCAACGGTAGCACGTGATGTCACAGATACCAATCCCGTTGGAGCGAACGGGATGCAGTCGCTGATTGATGATGGTGATGTTCTGCTCTCAGAACTCATCCCAACAGCGGTCAAGCGACTAAGCGATGTAACTCAGTTCGCTGATTTCGCAAGAGCGATCGTTCACATGGTGTATGAGGATACGAATTTGTATGCATGGCAATGGTTGACCGGTGAAGGGATACGGTACGAACAGCGGAAAGAGATGGAGATTCACACCGCTCTCGACGACGATACGATGGGGGTCCGAGCATTTACAGCGATGAAGAATTTGTTGCTAGAATTGGGCTACACGGCAGTCTTCGTCTTTGTTGATGAGTTTGAAAGCATCTCGCGTCTTTCATCAAAAGATGAGCAAGCAACCCTGAACAGTATTCGCCATTTAATGGACCAGAATAGTATGGGCCTCTGTATGTTGTTTGGTTGTGCGCCAGAAGTCTGGCAAGACGTGATGAGTGAATATCACGCATTTAGTGAACGAATCGGACAAGAGGTAGCGTTACGACCATTAACGGATGACCATTTGTACGCACTCATCGAACAATATCTAGATCGGGAACGAACAGGAGCTGGAAAGCAATCTGAAATTCATCCGTTCACAGAGGAGGCTCTCGACCTAATTCTACAACGTTCTCAAGGAAACATTCGACAGGTGCTATCCGTTTGCAGTCGTCTTCTTGATACTGCTGCAGTAGAGCAGAAAGAACGCATCTCCGGCGAATTTGTTCAAGAATCTATCTGA
- a CDS encoding tRNA-guanine transglycosylase, translated as MLYRQRTLELPRGDLKTPVLFPVRNLGKRSSDNTPGYVDTVPDLPTAMINARAIRNRDPMWNRLTNGVSLREEMDVPTKTIVFADSGGYDFSTEELDTTPEKTLETQRLLEADIFGTVDLPISRDNRVAENQHRIDQSVELALEASDHHDSSEPLFASVHGYDPETVRNTIQYLERHGDFDGYALGSLVPVRTDYTKTTKLILAARTTTDKHLHVYGLGGLVYQPLLLYLGVDSFDSSAFIRSAGNRNYLIPGFGGEELAQIDELEYLPCSCPVCGSRTLDDIREDRDALTRHNLWAMATELRRFRYVDESGKDIEDYLDLRFQGNEVTQRAYKTAKQQVRRLT; from the coding sequence ATGCTGTACCGACAACGGACGCTTGAACTCCCACGAGGGGATCTCAAAACTCCTGTACTCTTTCCTGTTCGGAACCTAGGAAAGCGCTCAAGCGACAATACGCCAGGATACGTGGATACAGTTCCCGATCTTCCAACGGCGATGATTAACGCTCGAGCAATCAGGAACCGAGATCCAATGTGGAACAGACTAACAAATGGTGTATCACTTCGCGAAGAGATGGATGTGCCCACGAAGACAATTGTGTTCGCTGATAGTGGTGGGTACGATTTCTCTACCGAAGAATTAGATACAACTCCTGAAAAGACGCTCGAGACACAACGATTGCTCGAAGCGGATATTTTCGGGACGGTGGATCTACCGATATCAAGGGATAACCGAGTTGCAGAGAACCAACATCGAATCGATCAAAGTGTTGAACTTGCTCTTGAGGCGAGTGATCATCACGATAGTTCCGAACCGCTGTTCGCCAGCGTTCACGGATACGATCCAGAAACGGTTCGTAACACAATCCAATACTTAGAGCGCCATGGTGACTTCGATGGGTACGCACTTGGAAGCCTTGTTCCCGTTCGAACAGATTACACAAAGACGACGAAGTTGATCCTTGCCGCAAGGACAACGACTGACAAACATCTCCATGTGTATGGACTGGGTGGACTCGTCTATCAACCACTCTTACTCTACCTTGGAGTGGACAGTTTCGATTCCTCCGCGTTCATTCGAAGCGCTGGTAACCGAAACTACCTGATACCTGGGTTTGGTGGTGAAGAACTGGCCCAAATAGACGAGTTAGAATACCTCCCATGTTCCTGCCCAGTCTGTGGGTCCAGAACTCTCGACGATATTCGAGAGGACCGCGACGCTCTAACACGCCACAACCTGTGGGCGATGGCAACTGAGTTACGTCGATTTCGGTATGTCGACGAATCAGGAAAAGACATTGAAGATTATCTTGACCTTCGATTTCAGGGAAACGAAGTAACCCAACGTGCGTATAAGACCGCTAAACAGCAAGTTAGGAGGCTTACGTGA
- a CDS encoding DUF7344 domain-containing protein, which translates to MSNQFSPTDAYKLLGNERRLLTVKYLSLFDSRCTIDVRQIARVIRSVETDTPPRAVPTSDYESAYNSLIQQHLPKIDEAGLIEYNEDRKTVVRKKDLDNYLLLISIGEATICD; encoded by the coding sequence ATGAGTAACCAATTTTCACCTACTGACGCATATAAGTTGCTCGGCAATGAGCGTCGTTTACTTACAGTAAAATATCTCTCACTCTTTGATTCGAGGTGTACAATTGATGTACGCCAAATAGCACGTGTAATCCGAAGTGTCGAAACGGACACACCCCCTCGAGCAGTTCCAACTAGTGACTACGAATCAGCATATAACAGTCTGATTCAACAGCACCTTCCAAAAATCGATGAAGCAGGGCTTATTGAATATAATGAAGATCGGAAAACCGTAGTGAGAAAGAAGGATTTAGACAACTATTTGCTCCTTATTTCAATCGGAGAAGCGACAATATGTGACTGA
- a CDS encoding queuine tRNA-ribosyltransferase tRNA-guanine transglycosylase: protein MRFYVPEWDDNVDAHYDFEHDEHSELAKDDRQLQYIWDIFDYETTPIDGVLISREQVEESASKFDQLTSHGVYTEQSGLNVPDWLPTISDCGAWGYKSLPFPPYGNDEMLEFYEELDVTVGVTIDHLVLGSGHETRLYLDKRAFADSLLTPSDLPEELTGEVDLMIDEWPTEWPEYVSDYDQTIINNSSIEPFSEADFEGDLATILERLRDDPRAVYREDDTEFRYQLTLDNAAEMKQLYDDNGYSFRLMVAIQGWDPMSYARAADQVLDLGYQYVGIGGVAGSNASRIRDIVTGVGNAVKEHERDRKTRVDTHVFGFAKTDAFESIGRTGMTSFDSASMLRSAWTGGDNYHLDSDRRYDALRVRFGSNRDSLDKRIQIALRGQELLHSLRAFDNGESISQAIHEWAAQAEQALNELGPYLKEHRHDEGYDRRLLRDVEDHFRDHYAHGRELRASFSRPLRKKIIKLLRDDDSESPIDFNEYQSLIDTAHDHFENSFPRMAEAIKQHENESDSVATFDQIWTLVDDYASWIGDENLLEEYKRLLREEPWTKCGCRICNQHGIEVAIFRANNRNRRRGFHNTKRFYDQFQEALPKTLIVTPATDKITKHSSVEGYLLTERTDFWSAVHDLPVAEIGTVNETGIYEWWSDSPTSLSDASETVATSVDEFCARYQNVFVYDPKEEIQQNVVEDLEQQECTLESFDQAQNLRTAVLDRLEYDSKFLPEFMVQKGLMEY from the coding sequence GTGAGGTTCTACGTTCCTGAATGGGACGACAACGTCGACGCTCACTACGATTTCGAACACGACGAGCATTCGGAACTTGCGAAAGACGATCGTCAACTCCAGTATATTTGGGATATCTTTGACTATGAAACGACTCCGATAGACGGCGTTTTAATTTCGAGAGAGCAAGTCGAAGAGAGTGCGTCGAAGTTTGATCAACTCACATCACACGGTGTGTACACCGAACAGTCAGGACTCAACGTACCTGATTGGCTTCCAACGATTAGTGACTGTGGTGCGTGGGGTTACAAATCGCTCCCATTTCCTCCCTACGGCAACGACGAGATGCTGGAATTCTACGAAGAACTCGACGTCACGGTCGGCGTGACGATTGATCACCTTGTTCTCGGTTCTGGTCACGAGACTCGTCTCTATCTGGATAAGCGTGCTTTCGCAGATTCATTGCTTACTCCCAGTGATCTTCCTGAAGAACTGACTGGCGAAGTTGATCTCATGATTGATGAATGGCCTACAGAATGGCCAGAGTATGTCTCTGACTACGATCAAACGATCATCAATAACTCATCCATTGAACCTTTCAGTGAGGCTGACTTCGAAGGCGATTTGGCGACAATTCTTGAACGACTTCGGGATGATCCAAGGGCCGTCTATCGGGAAGATGATACGGAATTCCGCTATCAATTGACGCTCGATAATGCTGCGGAGATGAAACAGTTGTACGATGACAACGGTTACTCCTTCCGCCTGATGGTCGCAATTCAGGGATGGGATCCAATGTCGTATGCTCGAGCGGCTGATCAAGTTCTAGATCTTGGATATCAGTACGTCGGAATTGGTGGTGTTGCTGGAAGCAATGCAAGTCGAATCAGAGACATCGTTACCGGTGTCGGGAACGCAGTAAAAGAACACGAACGAGACCGTAAGACACGGGTCGATACTCACGTTTTCGGATTTGCAAAGACCGATGCGTTCGAATCGATCGGCCGAACCGGAATGACGAGTTTTGACAGTGCGAGTATGCTTCGATCAGCATGGACAGGTGGTGATAACTATCACCTCGATAGTGACCGCCGCTACGATGCACTTCGTGTCCGATTTGGATCCAATAGAGATTCACTCGATAAGCGCATTCAGATCGCTCTTCGCGGGCAGGAACTTCTCCATTCACTTCGTGCCTTCGACAATGGCGAATCCATTTCACAGGCAATCCACGAGTGGGCCGCCCAGGCAGAACAAGCACTCAATGAGTTAGGTCCGTACCTGAAAGAACATAGGCACGACGAAGGGTACGATCGTCGCTTGCTTCGCGATGTTGAGGACCACTTCCGAGATCACTACGCCCACGGTCGTGAGCTTCGGGCAAGTTTTAGCCGTCCGCTCCGCAAGAAAATAATCAAACTCCTTCGAGACGACGATTCTGAGTCTCCTATCGACTTCAACGAGTACCAATCATTGATCGATACTGCTCATGATCACTTCGAGAATTCGTTCCCCAGAATGGCAGAAGCAATCAAACAGCACGAGAACGAGTCTGACTCTGTCGCTACCTTCGATCAGATTTGGACACTCGTCGACGATTATGCATCTTGGATCGGTGATGAGAACCTTCTCGAGGAGTACAAGCGTCTTCTTCGGGAAGAGCCGTGGACCAAATGTGGCTGCCGAATCTGCAATCAACATGGGATAGAAGTTGCCATCTTCCGTGCAAATAACCGCAATCGGCGTCGTGGATTTCACAACACGAAGCGCTTCTACGACCAGTTCCAAGAAGCGCTACCGAAGACACTCATCGTGACGCCGGCTACAGACAAGATCACAAAACACAGTTCCGTTGAAGGATATCTCCTTACTGAACGAACGGATTTCTGGTCGGCCGTTCATGACCTACCCGTAGCGGAGATCGGGACTGTGAACGAAACTGGGATCTACGAGTGGTGGTCAGACTCACCAACGTCACTTTCAGACGCTTCTGAGACGGTGGCGACCTCAGTTGATGAATTCTGTGCACGATATCAGAACGTCTTCGTGTACGATCCGAAGGAGGAAATCCAACAGAACGTTGTTGAGGATCTCGAACAACAAGAATGTACTCTCGAGTCATTTGATCAGGCACAGAACCTCCGAACTGCTGTTCTCGACCGACTTGAGTACGACAGTAAATTCCTACCAGAGTTTATGGTCCAAAAAGGCCTGATGGAGTACTAA
- a CDS encoding DUF6884 domain-containing protein gives MDILIIDQCSNKKSYPDESPVFAAPAIDEAGLEALCNRNDAVCLPARKLYDGRQQRYIDEAVDSLRSNENSVDRYFISAGFGLVEEDDALPPYDVTFAEMTASEIDSRATSLEITECAIDLLTSNSYDIVFFALGNDYYRALDLSEVLPMLSEKTLGVTFNQENLADQHKNVISIPARTEQAKEHGSIVVALKGTYLKNVAGNLATGTEVESLDDVRSACLSEPTSQKDLTEF, from the coding sequence ATGGACATACTCATCATCGACCAGTGCTCGAATAAGAAGTCGTATCCGGATGAGAGTCCTGTCTTCGCTGCACCAGCAATTGACGAGGCCGGACTCGAAGCGCTTTGTAATCGTAATGATGCAGTCTGTCTACCAGCACGAAAGCTATACGATGGTCGCCAACAGCGCTACATCGACGAAGCTGTCGATTCACTTCGATCAAACGAAAATTCTGTCGACCGATACTTCATCAGTGCGGGATTTGGACTCGTAGAAGAAGATGACGCGCTCCCTCCATACGACGTCACGTTCGCAGAGATGACTGCAAGCGAGATCGATTCTCGAGCAACTTCATTAGAGATCACTGAGTGTGCAATTGATCTATTAACGTCCAATTCGTATGATATCGTCTTCTTCGCACTTGGAAATGATTACTATCGAGCGTTAGATCTATCCGAGGTATTGCCCATGTTATCTGAAAAGACACTTGGTGTGACCTTTAACCAAGAGAACCTTGCAGATCAGCATAAGAATGTCATCTCCATCCCTGCTCGTACAGAGCAGGCAAAAGAACACGGGTCGATTGTCGTCGCACTCAAAGGAACATACCTGAAAAACGTTGCAGGAAATCTTGCTACAGGTACAGAGGTCGAATCACTTGACGATGTGAGATCTGCATGTCTCTCTGAACCCACTTCGCAGAAAGATTTGACTGAATTTTAG
- a CDS encoding DNA-binding protein: MSSTNSTSKVVSVDEQAYEQADARAEHDPESEDVVDETPEFRATVEMEIQAKVDANHPDGIADTSEERIYGATLAQEERIRAREEELERISAQAEFGRQKGRARRTRNEVEAIRREQRRSERQIDPRETLECEQLANVNRQAQRLADDVHGGYSRAVIAKRIASRILEGSALFEAVMETKEELLHEAGTVVPIGRLEEVNRGEVSVEGRVIELWEPACSSQQQVGLLEDGSGRTKFTIWKASRQTKVREGERVRFRAAAKNWFNGRCSIALTRWSEIQFPERGQWWE; this comes from the coding sequence ATGTCTAGTACAAACTCAACCAGTAAGGTCGTTTCGGTGGATGAACAGGCATACGAACAGGCGGACGCTCGAGCGGAGCACGATCCTGAGTCGGAAGACGTCGTCGACGAGACCCCGGAGTTCCGGGCGACGGTCGAGATGGAGATTCAGGCGAAAGTCGATGCAAACCACCCTGATGGGATCGCCGATACGAGTGAAGAACGGATCTACGGTGCAACCCTAGCTCAGGAAGAGCGCATTCGGGCTCGAGAGGAAGAACTCGAGCGAATCAGTGCCCAAGCCGAGTTCGGTCGTCAGAAAGGTCGAGCAAGGCGGACCCGGAACGAAGTCGAAGCGATACGTCGTGAGCAGCGACGGTCGGAACGTCAGATCGATCCCCGTGAAACACTCGAGTGCGAGCAGTTGGCGAACGTCAATCGGCAGGCACAGCGCTTGGCCGACGACGTCCACGGTGGGTACAGTCGAGCAGTCATCGCGAAGCGAATCGCGAGTCGCATCCTCGAAGGATCGGCGCTGTTTGAGGCCGTGATGGAGACGAAAGAAGAGTTATTGCATGAGGCAGGTACGGTCGTTCCAATCGGGAGACTCGAGGAGGTCAATCGCGGTGAAGTCAGCGTCGAAGGTCGTGTGATCGAACTCTGGGAGCCAGCCTGCTCGAGTCAACAGCAGGTTGGTCTGCTCGAGGACGGCAGTGGAAGGACGAAGTTCACGATTTGGAAAGCAAGTCGGCAGACGAAGGTCCGAGAGGGTGAGCGAGTTCGGTTCAGGGCGGCGGCGAAGAACTGGTTCAACGGTCGGTGTTCGATTGCACTCACTCGATGGTCGGAAATCCAGTTCCCAGAGCGCGGTCAGTGGTGGGAATAG
- a CDS encoding winged helix-turn-helix domain-containing protein, which produces MSRTSNRSNGDVIRDFLSVADLLEEPQLAQLYAYIDQEEEVTVQEMMDALGLAQGTAYTYVNRLVDAGVLEATTDEQPRTYVASDIDLTVTASDGTREYTITPALIDAVGRRTTDNDIDTYIDRHGIAGLATALTYTVDREQGEVTHRLMARDLDISPLAAEIILQALRPIVHEHFDIEEAGASVADIEDADRDIAGDDA; this is translated from the coding sequence ATGTCACGTACCTCAAACCGATCCAACGGCGACGTCATCCGCGACTTCCTCTCGGTCGCGGACCTGCTTGAGGAGCCGCAACTCGCTCAGCTGTATGCGTATATCGATCAAGAGGAGGAAGTGACCGTCCAAGAGATGATGGACGCTCTTGGCCTCGCGCAGGGGACAGCATACACCTACGTCAACCGGCTGGTTGACGCTGGCGTCCTCGAGGCGACGACTGACGAGCAACCACGGACGTATGTCGCGAGCGATATCGACCTGACCGTCACAGCTTCCGATGGGACTCGAGAATACACGATCACGCCAGCGCTCATCGATGCCGTCGGACGTCGCACGACCGACAATGATATCGATACATACATCGATCGGCACGGAATCGCGGGCCTCGCGACGGCACTCACCTATACTGTCGACCGGGAGCAGGGGGAGGTCACCCATCGGCTGATGGCTCGTGATCTCGATATCTCGCCGCTCGCCGCCGAAATCATCCTGCAGGCACTTCGACCGATCGTCCACGAACACTTCGATATCGAGGAGGCAGGCGCGTCGGTCGCGGATATCGAGGATGCTGACCGGGACATCGCCGGCGACGACGCGTGA
- a CDS encoding PadR family transcriptional regulator translates to MQDLTGFQRDLLYVISGADQPSGQDVKEEIEQYYSSEINHGRLYPNLDTVVNKDFVEKGQLDRRTNYYAITDEGEQTIEERQAWESQFLD, encoded by the coding sequence ATGCAAGACCTTACAGGATTCCAGCGAGACCTGCTGTACGTGATCTCCGGTGCTGACCAACCATCCGGACAGGACGTCAAAGAAGAGATTGAGCAGTACTACAGTAGTGAGATCAATCATGGACGTCTGTATCCGAATCTCGATACAGTCGTCAACAAGGACTTTGTCGAAAAGGGGCAACTTGATCGGCGAACGAATTACTACGCGATCACGGATGAAGGTGAGCAAACTATCGAGGAACGGCAGGCATGGGAGTCTCAGTTTCTCGACTAG